A genomic region of Trifolium pratense cultivar HEN17-A07 linkage group LG3, ARS_RC_1.1, whole genome shotgun sequence contains the following coding sequences:
- the LOC123917662 gene encoding ABC transporter G family member 15-like: MEIEQNIDNDVGKNEMMKGVSKRGMHLVWEDLSVVIPNFGNGHTKRLLNGLNGYAEPNRIMAVMGPSGSGKSTLLDALAGRLSGNVIMSGKVLLNGKKRRLDYGGVAYVTQEDILLGTLTVKETISYSANLRLPSSMTKEEVNDIVEGTIMEMGLQDCANRLIGNWHLRGISGGEKKRLSIALEILTRPSLLFLDEPTSGLDSASAYFVAQTLRNIAHDGKTVISSIHQPSSEVFALFDDLFLLSGGQIIYFGPADKAVEFFGKAGFPCPSRRNPSDHFLRCINSDFDTVTTTMASRSTHEPKTLAPSIMNLPTAAIKAILIEKYRWSEYAICARARIKEISNFEGHDYESKIKSQAKWWKQLSTLTHRSFVNMSRDIGYYWIRLTIYVTLSLSVGTIFFDVGSSYRSIFARGACGAFISGFMTFMSIGGFPSFIEEMKVFYKERLNGYYGIAVYILSNFLSSFPFVAVMSFATGTITYYMVKFRPGFSHLLYICLDLLGCIAVVETSMMIIAALVPNFLMGLIIGAGYIGLMMMTAGYFRQIYDLPKFFWRYPISYINYGAWGLQGAFKNDLIGMEFDPMIPGGPKLKGEIILTTMLGMKVDYSKWWDLAMVIFILMLLRVIFFFILKFKERAVPFLHSIYTKQTLERIKKRPSFRKTPSFASKRHQPLHPLSSQEGLNSPSY, translated from the exons ATGGAGATAGAGCAAAACATAGATAATGATGTTGGGAAGAATGAAATGATGAAAGGTGTTTCAAAAAGAGGGATGCATCTAGTGTGGGAAGATTTGAGTGTTGTAATTCCAAATTTTGGGAATGGACACACAAAGAGATTGCTTAACGGTTTGAATGGATATGCTGAACCAAACAGAATCATGGCTGTTATGGGTCCATCTGGCTCTGGAAAATCTACTCTTCTTGATGCTTTGGCAG GTAGACTCTCTGGAAATGTTATCATGTCTGGAAAAGTGCTTTTAAATGGAAAGAAAAGACGATTAGACTATGGGGGTGTA GCTTATGTAACACAAGAAGACATATTGTTGGGAACACTGACAGTTAAAGAGACAATATCATATTCAGCAAATTTAAGGCTTCCATCTAGCATGACAAAAGAAGAGGTAAATGACATTGTAGAGGGAACAATTATGGAAATGGGTCTTCAAGATTGTGCGAATAGACTTATAGGAAATTGGCACTTAAGAGGTATAAGTGGTggagaaaagaaaagattaagCATAGCACTTGAAATCTTAACAAGACCTTCTCTTTTGTTCCTTGATGAACCTACAAGTGGTTTGGATAGTGCCTCAGCATATTTTGTTGCTCAAACTTTGAGAAACATAGCTCATGATGGAAAAACTGTTATTTCTTCTATTCACCAACCAAGTAGTGAGGTTTTTGCATTATTTGACGATCTCTTTCTACTTTCTGGAGGACAAATAATTTACTTTGGACCAGCTGATAAAGCAGTTGAG TTCTTTGGCAAAGCAGGATTTCCATGTCCAAGTAGAAGAAACCCTTCTGATCATTTCCTCCGTTGTATTAATTCAGACTTCGACACTGTCACAACTACTATGGCCTCCCGGAGTACACAT GAACCAAAAACACTAGCACCATCAATAATGAACTTACCAACAGCAGCAATCAAAGCAATACTCATCGAGAAATACCGTTGGTCAGAATATGCAATTTGTGCAAGAGCAAGAATCAAAGAAATCTCAAACTTT GAAGGACATGATTATGAAAGTAAAATCAAGAGCCAAGCAAAATGGTGGAAGCAATTATCAACTTTGACACATAGATCTTTTGTGAACATGTCTAGAGATATAGGGTACTATTGGATAAGGTTAACAATCTATGTCACCTTATCTTTGTCTGTCGGAACAATCTTTTTTGACGTTGGATCAAGTTATAGATCAATTTTCGCAAGAGGAGCTTGTGGCGCCTTTATATCAGGTTTCATGACATTCATGTCCATAGGAGGCTTCCCATCATTCATAGAAGAAATGAAG GTCTTCTACAAAGAAAGGCTCAATGGATATTATGGAATTGCAGTCTACATTCTGTCAAATTTTCTCTCTTCATTTCCTTTTGTAGCAGTAATGTCATTTGCTACCGGGACTATAACATATTATATGGTTAAATTTCGCCCCGGGTTTTCACATCTTCTGTATATCTGTTTGGATCTTTTGGGCTGTATCGCGGTTGTGGAGACCTCAATGATGATTATAGCTGCATTGGTTCCCAACTTTCTTATGGGATTGATAATTGGAGCAGGATATATT GGTCTTATGATGATGACTGCTGGCTATTTTCGGCAGATCTACGATCTTCCTAAATTCTTCTGGCGTTACCCTATTTCATACATCAATTACGGCGCATGGGGATTGCAG GGAGCATTCAAGAATGACTTGATAGGAATGGAGTTTGATCCTATGATACCTGGTGGTCCAAAACTTAAAGGAGAAATAATCCTCACAACAATGCTTGGAATGAAAGTTGATTATTCAAAATGGTGGGATCTAGCTATGGTCATCTTCATCCTCATGTTGcttagagttattttctttttcattctaAAATTTAAGGAGAGAGCTGTACCTTTTCTTCACAGTATTTACACAAAGCAAACACTGGAACGTATCAAGAAGCGGCCTTCGTTCAGGAAAACACCATCATTCGCTTCAAAGAGACACCAACCACTGCATCCATTGTCTTCTCAAGAGGGTCTCAACTCTCCAAGTTATTAG
- the LOC123917663 gene encoding protein TRAUCO gives MDTLQATYKDEEEDEEENLQSAITTAADQLAVSAVTEMESTDVPPVTTSTPSDTPTEHQNDGKSEADPSDGPSSDEAASNGSAEQKNSPKRSREEGDEDEEEPIPKKQKQLSSLTAVKDEPMILPEDNNGIDNAAARISTTMTPTNGTAKKTKKKNNNVWATKSKKGKKKSKNNNNNNNNNSTSHTNGGEDSVLITPVQRFPDKSDDTPDMKICLSKVYKAEKVELSEDRLSAGSTKGYRMVRATRGVVEGAWYFEVKVVRLGESGHTRLGWTMEKGDLQAPVGYDGNSFGYRDIDGSKIHKALREKYGVEGYRVGDVIGFYINLPDGDKYAPKNQNLVWYKGQRYVYSQDAKEDPPKVVPGSEMSFFKNGVCQGVAFKDLFGGRYYPAASMYTLPNAPNCTVKFNFGPDFDCFPQDFNERPIPKPMIEVPHHGFDNRVENGELNANKSNGELNEKKSNGELNEKKSNVESNEKKSNGESNENKPNEEPNEKKPNEELNEKKPNEEPIEKKPNEELNEKKPNEEPNEKKPNEDLEEKQSNEESEEMKS, from the exons atGGATACACTTCAAGCAACATACAAAGAcgaagaagaagacgaagaagaaaACCTTCAATCCGCCATCACAACCGCCGCCGATCAACTCGCTGTCTCCGCCGTTACCGAAATGGAATCAACAGACGTGCCTCCGGTTACTACCAGCACACCTTCCGATACTCCTACTGAACACCAAAACGACGGCAAATCGGAGGCTGATCCCTCCGACGGTCCCTCCTCTGACGAAGCCGCATCAAACGGCTCTGCGGAACAGAAGAATTCACCGAAGCGTAGCAGAGAAGAAGGTgatgaagacgaagaagaaCCGATTCCGAAGAAGCAGAAGCAGTTGTCATCTCTGACTGCTGTTAAGGATGAACCGATGATATTGCCGGAGGACAACAACGGGATAGACAATGCTGCTGCGAGAATTTCAACAACAATGACGCCGACCAACGGAACAGCTAAGAAAactaagaaaaagaataataatgtGTGGGCAACTAAATCGaagaaagggaaaaagaaaagcaaaaacaacaataacaataataataacaatagcACTAGCCATACAAATGGTGGTGAAGATAGTGTTCTGATAACTCCTGTGCAGAGGTTTCCGGATAAAAGTGACGATACACCGGATATGAAGATATGTTTATCGAAGGTATACAAAGCTGAGAAAGTGGAGTTGAGTGAGGATAGGTTGAGTGCAGGTAGCACAAAGGGTTATAGAATGGTTAGGGCAACAAGAGGGGTGGTTGAAGGAGCTTGGTACTTTGAGGTAAAGGTTGTGAGGTTAGGGGAGAGTGGACATACGCGGTTGGGTTGGACGATGGAGAAGGGTGATTTGCAGGCACCTGTTGGGTATGATGGGAATAGTTTTGGGTATAGGGATATTGATGGTAGTAAGATTCATAAGGCTTTGAGGGAAAAATATGGTGTTGAAGGTTATCGAGTAGGTGATGTTATTGGGTTTTATATTAATTTGCCTGATGGGGATAAGTATGCACCAAAAAATCAGAATTTGGTTTGGTATAAAGGACAACGGTATGTTTATTCGCAAGATGCTAAGGAAGATCCACCCAAAGTTGTGCCTG GAAGTGAAATGTCTTTCTTTAAAAACGGTGTATGCCAAGGTGTGGCTTTCAAGGACCTCTTTGGTGGTCGTTACTATCCTGCTGCTTCAATGTATACTCTTCCTAATGCACCAAACTGCACAGTAAAGTTCAACTTTGGTCCAGACTTTGATTGTTTTCCTCAGGATTTCAATGAACGGCCAATTCCCAAGCCAATGATTGAAGTTCCTCATCATGGTTTTGACAATCGAGTTGAAAATGGGGAGTTGAATGCGAATAAATCAAATGGAGAATTGAATGAGAAAAAATCAAATGGAGAGTTGAATGAGAAGAAATCAAATGTTGAATCAAATGAGAAGAAATCAAATGGAGAGTCGAATGAGAATAAACCAAATGAAGAGCCGAATGAGAAAAAACCAAATGAAGAGCTGAATGAGAAGAAACCAAATGAAGAGCCAATTGAAAAGAAACCAAATGAAGAGCTGAATGAGAAGAAACCAAATGAAGAGCCGAATGAGAAGAAACCAAATGAAGATTTGGAAGAGAAGCAATCAAATGAAGAGTCGGAAGAGATGAAATCGTAG
- the LOC123917664 gene encoding NAD(H) kinase 1 — translation MAPHKLNSNPSGNSSVSSCSQSENGFISSFSLFPEKAVQELLQSPIQGSDDHLIEFSEALRTVAKALRKVAEGKASAQAEAAEWKRKFELERTRNLQLEDKGKSCLEHQADLDDVKSNNLAKQPTLYNDEANGQSEECCSRNGICSHEVLRDGKPDSDTKMVRKASFKLQWYCKGEKSDQHKHDIVSFERGNITTAERSSKQISLKWESCPQTVLILTKPNSVSVQILCAEMIRWLRQHKKLQIYVEPRVKVDLLSESSYFNFIDTWSDDKEILKLHTKVDLVITLGGDGTVLWAASMFKGPVPPIVPFSLGSLGFMTPFYSENYKECLESVLKGPISITLRHRLLCHVVRDAAKNEFETEEPILVLNEVTIDRGISSYLTNLECYCDNSFVTCVQGDGLILSTTSGSTAYSLAAGGSMVHPQVPGILFTPICPHSLSFRPLILPEHVTLRVQVPFNSRSPAWASFDGKDRKQLAPGDALVCSMAPWPVPTACLVDSTNDFLRSIHEGLHWNLRKTQSSDGPRESFP, via the exons ATGGCTCCTCACAAGCTCAATTCCAATCCCTCG GGAAATTCGAGTGTGTCATCGTGTTCGCAGTCTGAAAATGGTTTTATAAGttcattttctctatttccTGAGAAAGCAGTGCAAGAGCTTCTTCAATCGCCGATCCAGGGGTCTGATGATCATCTTATAGAGTTCTCTGAAGCTTTAAGAA CCGTCGCGAAGGCCCTCAGGAAAGTTGCTGAAGGAAAAGCTTCTGCTCAAGCTGAGGCTGCTGAATGGAAACGTAAATTTGAGTTGGAGAGGACAAGGAATCTACAGTTGGAAGACAAAG GGAAATCATGCCTTGAGCATCAGGCCGATCTTGATGATGTGAAGTCAAATAACCTCGCCAAACAACCCACATTATATAACGATGAAGCTAATGGGCAGTCTGAAGAATGTTGTTCAAGGAATGGCATTTGTTCCCATGAGGTTCTTAGGGATGGGAAACCCGATTCTGATACCAAGATGGTCAGAAAG GCTTCTTTTAAACTTCAATGGTACTGCAAAGGTGAGAAAAGTGATCAGCACAAACATGACATTGTCTCTTTTGAAAGAGGAAATATAACCACAGCAGAGCGCAGTAGTAAGCAg ATCTCTTTGAAATGGGAGTCATGCCCACAGACGGTGCTCATATTGACCAAACCAAATTCAGTTTCAGTTCAAATTCTGTGTGCTGAAATGATTAG ATGGTTGAGACAGCATAAGAAACTTCAGATATATGTGGAACCACGTGTGAAGGTGGATCTTTTGTCGGAGTCATCATACTTTAATTTCATAGACACATGGAGTGATG ATAAGGAAATTTTGAAGCTGCACACTAAAGTTGACCTTGTGATAACTCTTGGTGGAGATGGGACTGTCCTATGG GCAGCATCTATGTTCAAAGGGCCGGTGCCTCCTATTGTCCCCTTTTCTCTAGGGTCTCTTGGATTTATGACTCCTTTCT ATAGTGAAAATTACAAAGAATGCCTTGAATCTGTTTTAAAGGGCCCCATTAGTATTACATTACGACATCGTTTGCTATGTCATGTTGTACGAGATGCAgctaaaaatgaatttgaaactGAAGAACCTATACTTGTTCTAAATGAGGTTACTATTGATCGTGGTATATCATCTTACCTCACTAATTTGGAATGTTACTGTGACAACTCCTTTGTCACATGTGTGCAAGGGGATGGATTAATCTTATCTACAACATCGGGCAGTACTGCATATTCTTTGGCAGCTGGAGGATCAATGGTCCATCCTCAG GTTCCAGGCATTTTGTTTACACCAATTTGCCCACATTCCCTATCTTTTAGGCCATTGATATTACCGGAGCATGTGACTTTAAGGGTACAAGTACCATTCAATAGCAGAAGCCCTGCATGGGCATCATTTGATGGCAAAGACAGGAAGCAGTTAGCACCAGGAGATGCATTGGTCTGCAGCATGGCACCCTGGCCTGTTCCTACAGCTTGTCTGGTTGATTCTACTAACGACTTCTTGCGTAGTATTCACGAGGGTCTTCATTGGAATTTGAGAAAGACACAGTCATCTGATGGTCCTCGAGAATCTTTCCCGTGA